One part of the Vidua macroura isolate BioBank_ID:100142 chromosome 14, ASM2450914v1, whole genome shotgun sequence genome encodes these proteins:
- the LOC128814475 gene encoding synaptotagmin-like protein 1, which produces MLDLSFLTEEEYEKLMKVLQRDAELKKKDGDRIRRIQGSITDEKKKKFVTGEWFSEVKAKRFQEDLAGPDLLRASIRRKKGKLENEDSKHIQKSLESKAAPSPAFPEDIADAGEGRSSTPTLETTEQKILPKLKPRLPVQLSASYKGSSIHDVSSSESDTGTSPFVTATNSFHLSKKGHGVSPLPTKPSEDAVPQPSTAAGGEAADGATGSTEGPKTPPEETYAPSKIPVKKKASRTFPTSEQVVNHAGPAENSLAKKEPLASPRPLPTAGESSRAGKPGVNYTISSMSNKEEDIGLDREHFRSLKDFWEKGADSAAEPGWAEADARQLKLCRSLSLQSGQGQDAEEKPGAFTKTRTPSKRTITLSSSKEEPSYGTPARKGSVSVTPRSTCAKSKGGLVTRNDLLSESNGKLLMPEEEKVVQHCSKKSRLPVRAPSIQLESPTKDVSGSSLGPGTPVEELVVAEERKPTGRSLVSRVQILIEPVPTDGESGDEKEERSDLGTQDNVEINGELPEEKMCKSSDQPTPGEPSGEREAVQGTDSAVYSEEDGDHSPAAQALARANSINLAKSMVNIYTTTETYNKPHLIPHQFLEPERAKELSRSSPLLLSETESDTASEVSFQLNRHKKTPSTGSHSSDMASVSSVSGSVLSVYSGDFGSVDAQGTVEFALDYDEKNREFQVHVSQCKDLAVVDEKKGRSDPYVKTYLLPDKARMGKRKTSVKKRTVNPIYNEVLRYKIEKMVLLIQKLNLSVWHNDPLGRNSFLGEIEIDLASWDWSNRKLNWYPLKPRSLSAVNGVDHRGVMSLSIKYVPPGSLGPKNPPSGEVHIWVKDVKDLLQLRPSGVDSFVKCYVLPDTSKKSYQKTRVIKRDTNPVFNHTIVYDGFHTEDLKDACVELTVWDHEKLTNHFLGGIRLGLGTGLSYGISVDWMDSTQEEVAFWQEMMLAANEWIEGLLPLRSLAGRKKLK; this is translated from the exons ATGTTGGACTTGAGCTTCCTGACCGAGGAGGAGTATGAAAAGCTGATGAAGGTTCTGCAGAGAGATGCAGAGCTGAAGAAGAAGGATGGGGATCGCATCAG GCGGATACAAGGCTCCATCACGgatgaaaagaagaagaagTTTGTGACAGGTGAATGGTTTTCAGAAGTGAAGGCAAAACGGTTCCAGGAAGACTTGGCAGGGCCGGATCTACTTCGAGCATCaattagaaggaaaaagggCAAACTAGAAA ATGAGGACAGCAAGCACATCCAGAAGAGTCTGGAAAGCAAAGCTGCCCCAAGTCCTGCCTTTCCTGAGGACATTGCTGATGCAGGAGAGGGAAG ATCCAGTACACCTACTCTTGaaaccacagagcagaaaattcTGCCAAAACTGAAGCCAAGACTTCCTGTCCAGTTGTCTGCATCATACAAG gGATCCAGCATACATGATGTCTCTTCCTCAGAGAGTGACACTGGAACAAGTCCATTTGTGACTGCAACAAACAGCTTTCATTTGTCTAAAAAAG GTCATGGAGTATCTCCACTGCCCACCAAGCCTTCAGAGGATGCCGTGCCtcaacccagcactgcagctggaggagaagctgctgaTGGGGccactggcagcacagaggggcCAAAAACTCCACCTGAAGAAACTTATGCTCCCAGCAAAATACCAGTTAAGAAGAAAGCAAGCAGAACCTTCCCCACATCTGAGCAGGTTGTGAATCATGCGGGGCCAGCAGAAAACAGCCTTGCAAAGAAAGAGCCGCTGGCAAGCCCCAGaccactgcccacagcaggggagaGCAGCCGGGCTGGTAAGCCAGGAGTGAACTACACCATCTCGTCCATGAGTAACAAGGAGGAGGATATCGGCCTCGACCGTGAGCACTTCAGGAGCTTGAAGGACTTTTGGGAGAAGGGAGCAGACTCGGCGGCAGAGCCGGGCTGGGCCGAGGCAGACGCTCGGCAGCTCAAGCTGTGCCGCTCGCTCTCCCTGCAGTCTGGGCAAGGCCAGGATGCTGAAGAAAAACCTGGTGCCTTCACCAAAACAAGGACCCCCTCCAAAAGGACAATAACGTTGTCTTCTAGCAAGGAAGAGCCAAGCTATGGCACTCCTGCGAGGAAGGGCTCAGTTTCCGTCACTCCCAGATCCACGTGTGCCAAGAGCAAAGGGGGCCTGGTTACAAGAAATGACTTGCTGAGTGAAAGCAATGGGAAGCTGCTGAtgccagaggaagagaaggtGGTGCAGCACTGCTCCAAGAAATCCAGACTGCCTGTGCGAGCGCCTTCCATCCAACTCGAGTCGCCCACCAAGGATGTGTCTGGCAGCTCGCTGGGGCCAGGGACGCCCGTGGAGGAGCTGGTTGTGGCAGAAGAGCGCAAGCCCACAGGGAGGTCCCTGGTGAGCAGGGTGCAGATACTGATCGAGCCTGTGCCCACAGATGGTGAAAGTGGTgatgagaaagaggaaagatcTGATCTGGGCACCCAAGACAACGTGGAAATAAATGGAGAGCTACCTGAGGAAAAAATGTGCAAGTCTTCAGACCAGCCAACACCCGGTGAACCATCTGGAGAGAGAGAAGCTGTTCAGGGAACAGACTCAGCTGTTTACTCAG AGGAAGATGGGGAtcattctcctgctgctcaggcacTGGCCCGAGCAAATAGCATTAATCTTGCAAAGAGCATGGTGAACATTTACACAACCACAGAGA CGTACAATAAACCTCATTTGATTCCACATCAATTTCTTGAACCTGAAAGAGCAAAAGAACTGAGCAgatcctctcctctcctgttgTCTGAG ACGGAATCAGACACGGCCTCGGAAGTCAGCTTCCAGCTGAACAGGCACAAGAAGAcgcccagcactggcagccacTCGTCCGACATGGCTTCGGTCTCCTCG GTGAGTGGCAGTGTGCTCAGTGTCTACAGTGGCGATTTTGGGAGTGTGGATGCCCAGGGAACCGTGGAATTTGCTCTAGACTATGATGAGAAGAACCGGGAGTTCCAGGTTCACGTGTCCCAGTGCAAGGACTTGGCTGTAGTGGATGAGAAGAAAGGCAGATCTGACCC GTATGTTAAAACTTACCTGCTCCCAGACAAAGCTAGGATGGGTAAGAGGAAAACATCAGTGAAGAAGAGGACAGTGAACCCCATTTACAACGAGGTGTTACGG tataaaatagagaaaatggTATTGCTGATCCAAAAATTAAATCTCTCTGTTTGGCACAATGATCCATTGGGACGTAACAGTTTTTTGGGAGAGATTGAAATAGACTTGGCCAGCTGGGACTGGAGCAACAGGAAACTCAACTGGTACCCGCTGAAGCCCCGG AGCCTTTCTGCTGTTAATGGTGTGGATCATCGAGGAGTGATGAGTTTGTCCATTAAGTACGTCCCCCCTGGAAGCCTGG GGCCCAAGAATCCTCCCTCTGGCGAAGTTCACATTTGGGTCAAAGACGTCAAGGACCTGCTGCAGTTGCGTCCGTCCGGAGTTGACTCTTTTGTGAAGTG CTATGTGCTTCCAGACACCAGTAAGAAGAGCTACCAAAAGACCCGAGTCATAAAGAGAGACACAAACCCTGTTTTCAATCACACCATTGTGTATGATGGCTTTCACACGGAGGATCTGAAGGATGCCTGTGTTGAACTCACTGTGTGGGATCATGAAAAACTTACCAACCATTTCCTTGGAGGAATCAGGCTGGGCCTTGGGACAG GTTTGAGCTATGGCATCTCTGTGGACTGGATGGACTCCACACAGGAGGAGGTGGCCTTTTGGCAGGAGATGATGTTGGCTGCCAATGAATGGATCGAGGGATTGCTGCCACTGCGCTCActggcagggaggaaaaagctgaaataa